The Rhododendron vialii isolate Sample 1 chromosome 5a, ASM3025357v1 genome contains a region encoding:
- the LOC131325939 gene encoding glucan endo-1,3-beta-glucosidase 13-like isoform X2, protein MGEKGIRVIFATSLLLMLLDFCKGSTIGVCYGRNADDLPTPDKVAQLVKLHNIKYLRIYDANIQVLKAFANTGVELMVGITNLDLLPFSQFQSNADTWLKNNILPYYPATKITYITVGAEVTEASNNVSSMVVPAMHNVQTALKKASLHRKIKVSTTHSLGVLSRSFPPSAGAFNSSHAFFLKPLLEFLAENQSPFMVDIYPYYAYSDSRNNVSLDYALFESSTEVVDPNTGLLYTNMFDAQIDAIYFALMGLNYRTIKIMVTETGWPSKGSAKEKAATPDNAQTYNTNLIRHVINDTGTPAKSGQELDVYVFSLFNENRKPGLESERNWGLFYPDQTSVYSLDFTGKGAVDTTTQANVSSSSGKWCIASSTASEVDLQSALDWACSAGNVDCSPIQPSQPCFEPDNLVSHASYAFNSYFQQNAATDIACSFGGVGVKTNKNPSYDKCLYMTAGNKTATSNGTTTAAHSTSSSARTVSSLWVSTFLLLDFILFC, encoded by the exons ATTTCTGCAAGGGAAGCACAATTGGTGTTTGTTATGGAAGAAATGCTGATGATCTCCCAACACCGGATAAGGTAGCGCAGCTGGTTAAACTTCACAACATTAAGTATCTGAGGATATACGATGCTAACATCCAGGTCCTCAAGGCCTTTGCCAACACTGGAGTTGAGCTCATGGTTGGGATTACAAATTTGGACTTGttgcctttttcccaattcCAATCCAACGCAGACACCTGGCTAAAGAACAACATCCTTCCCTACTACCCGGCCACGAAGATCACCTATATAACTGTCGGCGCTGAAGTAACAGAAGCATCCAACAATGTTTCTTCTATGGTAGTACCGGCAATGCACAATGTTCAAACAGCTCTAAAAAAGGCCAGTTTACATAGGAAAATTAAGGTTTCAACTACCCATTCTCTTGGTGTTTTGTCTCGATCATTCCCACCATCTGCTGGTGCTTTTAACAGTAGCCATGCGTTCTTTCTGAAGCCTTTGTTGGAATTTCTTGCTGAGAACCAGTCTCCATTCATGGTCGACATATACCCTTATTATGCTTATAGTGATTCCCGTAATAATGTCTCTCTTGATTATGCTCTATTTGAGTCGTCCACTGAGGTTGTCGACCCAAATACTGGTTTGCTGTATACCAACATGTTTGATGCGCAAATTGATGCCATTTATTTTGCTCTGATGGGGCTGAACTATCGGACAATCAAGATTATGGTTACTGAGACAGGGTGGCCTTCTAAAGGGTCTGCTAAAGAGAAAGCTGCAACTCCAGATAATGCCCAAACGTATAATACCAATCTGATACGCCACGTTATCAATGATACAGGTACTCCTGCAAAATCTGGACAGGAGCTAGATGTATATGTCTTTTCATTGTTTAATGAAAATCGGAAACCCGGGTTGGAATCAGAGAGGAACTGGGGTTTGTTTTATCCAGACCAAACAAGTGTCTATAGCCTTGATTTCACTGGGAAGGGTGCTGTGGATACGACCACACAGGCAAATGTTTCCAGTTCGAGTGGAAAATGGTGTATTGCTTCTTCTACAGCTTCAGAAGTGGATTTACAGAGTGCCTTGGATTGGGCTTGTAGTGCTGGGAATGTGGACTGTTCTCCTATTCAGCCCAGTCAGCCTTGTTTTGAGCCGGATAATCTAGTTTCACATGCTTCTTATGCGTTCAACAGTTATTTCCAGCAAAATGCAGCTACTGATATTGCTTGCAGTTTTGGGGGAGTAGGGGTTAAAACAAACAAGAATCCAA GCTATGACAAGTGCTTGTACATGACAGCCGG CAACAAAACTGCCACAAGTAATGGGACAACAACAGCAGCTCATTCTACTTCTTCCTCCGCTCGAACTGTATCTTCTCTGTGGGTTTCTACCTTTCTGCTGTTGGACTTCATCTTGTTTTGCTGA
- the LOC131325939 gene encoding glucan endo-1,3-beta-glucosidase 13-like isoform X1, giving the protein MGEKGIRVIFATSLLLMLLDFCKGSTIGVCYGRNADDLPTPDKVAQLVKLHNIKYLRIYDANIQVLKAFANTGVELMVGITNLDLLPFSQFQSNADTWLKNNILPYYPATKITYITVGAEVTEASNNVSSMVVPAMHNVQTALKKASLHRKIKVSTTHSLGVLSRSFPPSAGAFNSSHAFFLKPLLEFLAENQSPFMVDIYPYYAYSDSRNNVSLDYALFESSTEVVDPNTGLLYTNMFDAQIDAIYFALMGLNYRTIKIMVTETGWPSKGSAKEKAATPDNAQTYNTNLIRHVINDTGTPAKSGQELDVYVFSLFNENRKPGLESERNWGLFYPDQTSVYSLDFTGKGAVDTTTQANVSSSSGKWCIASSTASEVDLQSALDWACSAGNVDCSPIQPSQPCFEPDNLVSHASYAFNSYFQQNAATDIACSFGGVGVKTNKNPSYDKCLYMTAGSNKTATSNGTTTAAHSTSSSARTVSSLWVSTFLLLDFILFC; this is encoded by the exons ATTTCTGCAAGGGAAGCACAATTGGTGTTTGTTATGGAAGAAATGCTGATGATCTCCCAACACCGGATAAGGTAGCGCAGCTGGTTAAACTTCACAACATTAAGTATCTGAGGATATACGATGCTAACATCCAGGTCCTCAAGGCCTTTGCCAACACTGGAGTTGAGCTCATGGTTGGGATTACAAATTTGGACTTGttgcctttttcccaattcCAATCCAACGCAGACACCTGGCTAAAGAACAACATCCTTCCCTACTACCCGGCCACGAAGATCACCTATATAACTGTCGGCGCTGAAGTAACAGAAGCATCCAACAATGTTTCTTCTATGGTAGTACCGGCAATGCACAATGTTCAAACAGCTCTAAAAAAGGCCAGTTTACATAGGAAAATTAAGGTTTCAACTACCCATTCTCTTGGTGTTTTGTCTCGATCATTCCCACCATCTGCTGGTGCTTTTAACAGTAGCCATGCGTTCTTTCTGAAGCCTTTGTTGGAATTTCTTGCTGAGAACCAGTCTCCATTCATGGTCGACATATACCCTTATTATGCTTATAGTGATTCCCGTAATAATGTCTCTCTTGATTATGCTCTATTTGAGTCGTCCACTGAGGTTGTCGACCCAAATACTGGTTTGCTGTATACCAACATGTTTGATGCGCAAATTGATGCCATTTATTTTGCTCTGATGGGGCTGAACTATCGGACAATCAAGATTATGGTTACTGAGACAGGGTGGCCTTCTAAAGGGTCTGCTAAAGAGAAAGCTGCAACTCCAGATAATGCCCAAACGTATAATACCAATCTGATACGCCACGTTATCAATGATACAGGTACTCCTGCAAAATCTGGACAGGAGCTAGATGTATATGTCTTTTCATTGTTTAATGAAAATCGGAAACCCGGGTTGGAATCAGAGAGGAACTGGGGTTTGTTTTATCCAGACCAAACAAGTGTCTATAGCCTTGATTTCACTGGGAAGGGTGCTGTGGATACGACCACACAGGCAAATGTTTCCAGTTCGAGTGGAAAATGGTGTATTGCTTCTTCTACAGCTTCAGAAGTGGATTTACAGAGTGCCTTGGATTGGGCTTGTAGTGCTGGGAATGTGGACTGTTCTCCTATTCAGCCCAGTCAGCCTTGTTTTGAGCCGGATAATCTAGTTTCACATGCTTCTTATGCGTTCAACAGTTATTTCCAGCAAAATGCAGCTACTGATATTGCTTGCAGTTTTGGGGGAGTAGGGGTTAAAACAAACAAGAATCCAA GCTATGACAAGTGCTTGTACATGACAGCCGG CAGCAACAAAACTGCCACAAGTAATGGGACAACAACAGCAGCTCATTCTACTTCTTCCTCCGCTCGAACTGTATCTTCTCTGTGGGTTTCTACCTTTCTGCTGTTGGACTTCATCTTGTTTTGCTGA